The Sediminispirochaeta smaragdinae DSM 11293 genome has a segment encoding these proteins:
- a CDS encoding DUF3100 domain-containing protein has protein sequence MKGGKGTDSGALGGFFAVVKDSRLILSVVGIVVVSELIGIVKIPLGASLSIALFPMLYAMVLGMFSYFLKVVKKEQSQKAENMILLAILPLIAKLGMSIGPSLSKLSDMGLAILLQEFGHVGSILIALPIGLLFGFRRELVGMTHSIGREANVSLIAERYGIDSDEGRGVMTIYIVGTLLGTLFYGLMVPVFVKMIPSLHVEAWALASGVGSGSMMAASSGALSTVFPDRAKDILAYAGASQVLTTATGLYMSIFIFLPLTNRLYAWLSPIIGKKKDEEKTYE, from the coding sequence ATGAAAGGAGGCAAAGGTACAGATTCAGGAGCATTGGGCGGTTTTTTCGCAGTTGTAAAAGACAGCCGGCTCATACTATCTGTCGTTGGTATCGTTGTTGTATCGGAATTGATAGGAATTGTCAAAATCCCTTTAGGTGCTTCTCTGTCAATAGCACTGTTTCCGATGCTTTATGCCATGGTTTTGGGAATGTTTTCTTATTTTTTGAAAGTGGTGAAAAAAGAACAGAGCCAAAAAGCAGAGAACATGATTTTGTTAGCGATCCTTCCTTTGATAGCGAAACTTGGTATGTCTATTGGACCATCCCTTTCTAAGCTATCGGATATGGGGCTTGCTATCTTGCTTCAGGAATTCGGCCATGTCGGTTCAATTCTTATTGCTCTACCTATTGGTCTTTTGTTTGGGTTTCGCCGTGAATTAGTGGGAATGACCCACTCTATTGGCCGGGAGGCAAATGTATCACTTATTGCCGAACGTTACGGTATCGATTCGGATGAGGGAAGAGGCGTTATGACCATTTACATTGTCGGAACCTTGTTGGGAACCCTGTTTTATGGATTGATGGTTCCCGTTTTTGTAAAAATGATTCCCTCTCTCCATGTTGAAGCGTGGGCACTTGCATCCGGGGTTGGTAGCGGCAGTATGATGGCTGCTTCCAGTGGGGCCCTTAGCACCGTTTTTCCCGATCGTGCCAAAGATATCTTGGCCTATGCTGGGGCCAGCCAGGTCCTAACGACTGCAACGGGATTGTATATGTCAATTTTTATTTTTTTACCTCTTACCAACCGCCTCTATGCGTGGTTGTCGCCTATTATCGGAAAGAAAAAAGATGAGGAGAAAACATATGAGTGA
- the mnmA gene encoding tRNA 2-thiouridine(34) synthase MnmA, with protein MTNTHNDAVVIALSGGVDSSVAAWMLSRQSGRIFGATHYIQDDSPCCNTKTIYRARVICRDLGIPYRLLDMRSSFRQSVVDPFVETYRRAETPNPCVRCNERLRFGDFYHQVRRLLVEEGALRETERPRIATGHYARTAVVDGVSYIRKGVDPSKDQSYMLYRIPRDVLPYVCFPLGEYTKKEVVEIALRENLPTKSIKESQDICFADGGYIDFLRHRLGTEFVDRPGDLVDNSGKRLGQHRGYLHYTIGQRQGLGLGDGPWYVSQIDGDANRVVVARKGEFGTQRFSLSEVIWDLPDAPPFECMVKIRYNSGEVPCRVEGLPESGSLLVELEEPASVTPGQSAVFYRDDLVIGGGIIDR; from the coding sequence ATGACCAATACACACAACGATGCTGTGGTTATCGCTCTCAGTGGCGGTGTCGATTCCAGCGTTGCCGCCTGGATGCTATCCAGGCAGTCAGGCAGGATCTTCGGTGCCACCCATTACATCCAGGATGACTCTCCCTGCTGCAATACCAAGACGATTTATCGGGCCCGGGTAATCTGCAGGGACCTCGGTATTCCTTATCGCCTGCTGGATATGCGAAGCTCCTTCCGGCAAAGTGTCGTTGATCCCTTTGTGGAAACGTATCGCCGTGCAGAGACCCCAAATCCCTGCGTTCGCTGTAATGAACGGCTTCGTTTCGGTGATTTTTATCATCAGGTTCGCAGGCTTCTCGTCGAAGAGGGGGCTCTTCGTGAAACTGAGAGGCCGCGTATCGCCACTGGCCACTATGCCCGAACCGCGGTGGTGGACGGGGTTTCCTATATTCGCAAAGGGGTTGATCCCTCCAAGGACCAGTCTTATATGCTTTACCGAATTCCAAGGGATGTTCTTCCCTATGTCTGTTTTCCCCTTGGTGAATATACAAAAAAAGAGGTGGTGGAGATTGCCCTCCGTGAAAATCTCCCGACCAAGAGCATAAAGGAGAGTCAGGACATCTGTTTTGCCGACGGTGGCTATATTGATTTCCTTCGCCATCGTCTTGGAACCGAATTTGTTGATCGTCCGGGGGATCTTGTGGATAATTCCGGCAAGCGGCTGGGGCAGCATCGCGGCTACCTGCATTACACCATTGGTCAACGCCAAGGGCTTGGCCTTGGGGATGGGCCTTGGTATGTTTCGCAAATTGATGGTGATGCCAATAGGGTTGTTGTCGCCCGTAAAGGGGAGTTCGGTACCCAACGTTTTAGCCTTTCCGAGGTGATCTGGGATCTCCCTGATGCTCCTCCTTTCGAATGCATGGTTAAAATACGCTATAACTCAGGAGAAGTCCCCTGCCGGGTTGAGGGATTGCCCGAATCCGGTTCACTTCTGGTTGAACTGGAAGAGCCGGCCTCTGTCACTCCCGGCCAGTCAGCCGTCTTTTATCGGGATGATTTGGTGATTGGCGGCGGAATCATCGACCGATAG
- a CDS encoding amidohydrolase → MASETQQVETDISALFFEAVEWRRSLHRHPQSGWLEFYATGFVAKKLESWGYQVLLGDKIIDPHSRLFLPAPETMDEAYGNALSAGIDEQYIRPAKGGLTGVVGIIQGKQPGPVIAYRFDIDSLEITETSNPELAANKEGFVSCYRGYAHMCGHDANTATGLLLAKYLSQRVDSLCGTVKLIFQPDEERLSGAKSMVAAGVVDDVDYLMAGHIAATMAETGAVAFHVSNMLSVSRSEITFHGASAHSTGRPDLGKNAILGACSAALNLHTIARHGNGLSVVHVGKITGGDSWNNVADRASLWIEVRAASSDIDAYLQRRVQRVLEGAAESYDLHVESRLVVSSEAGHNSPELIELGKRAIDGLSCVTAVPTAQVNASEDFVAMANIVRRRGGQAMYMLHGSPVGGGLHSDSLEIDEKVIRNAAVTYAAIYEALTKFTI, encoded by the coding sequence ATGGCAAGTGAGACGCAACAAGTGGAGACGGATATTTCGGCCCTATTTTTCGAGGCCGTTGAATGGAGAAGAAGTTTACATCGCCACCCTCAATCGGGGTGGTTGGAATTTTATGCTACGGGCTTTGTTGCAAAAAAGCTTGAATCTTGGGGGTATCAGGTTTTGTTGGGTGATAAGATAATTGACCCTCATTCGCGTTTGTTTTTGCCTGCTCCCGAAACCATGGATGAGGCGTATGGGAATGCCCTTTCTGCTGGTATTGATGAACAGTATATTCGTCCTGCCAAAGGAGGGCTGACCGGTGTTGTCGGTATTATTCAGGGAAAACAACCTGGTCCTGTGATTGCATATCGGTTTGATATTGATTCCTTAGAAATAACAGAAACAAGCAATCCTGAACTGGCAGCTAACAAAGAGGGTTTTGTCTCTTGCTATAGAGGATATGCACACATGTGTGGCCATGATGCAAATACGGCAACAGGACTTCTATTAGCAAAATATCTCTCACAAAGAGTCGACTCATTATGCGGTACCGTTAAATTGATTTTTCAGCCGGATGAGGAACGGCTATCGGGTGCTAAATCCATGGTTGCCGCAGGTGTTGTCGACGATGTTGATTATTTAATGGCCGGGCATATTGCGGCAACCATGGCTGAAACTGGAGCTGTTGCTTTTCATGTTTCAAATATGCTGTCGGTATCACGTTCTGAAATCACCTTTCACGGTGCATCGGCCCATTCTACAGGAAGACCGGATCTCGGTAAAAACGCAATCCTCGGAGCCTGTAGTGCCGCTTTGAATCTTCACACCATTGCCAGACACGGAAATGGCCTTTCTGTAGTCCATGTCGGTAAGATTACCGGTGGCGACAGCTGGAATAATGTAGCGGACCGCGCCTCATTGTGGATAGAAGTCCGGGCAGCAAGTTCCGATATTGATGCGTATCTTCAACGGAGAGTACAGCGAGTCTTGGAGGGGGCAGCCGAAAGCTATGATTTGCATGTGGAGAGTCGATTGGTTGTGAGTTCTGAAGCGGGCCATAACTCTCCTGAGCTGATAGAGCTTGGAAAGCGGGCAATCGATGGGCTTTCTTGTGTAACTGCTGTTCCTACGGCGCAGGTCAATGCTTCTGAAGATTTTGTGGCAATGGCAAACATTGTCCGGAGGCGGGGAGGGCAGGCCATGTATATGCTTCATGGGAGTCCTGTGGGAGGAGGCCTCCATAGTGATTCGCTCGAAATTGATGAAAAGGTAATTCGCAATGCTGCAGTCACATATGCGGCGATCTACGAAGCGCTTACAAAATTTACTATATAG
- the topA gene encoding type I DNA topoisomerase → MDGKTLVIVESPTKARTIKRFLPKNFIVEASVGHVRDLPQSASDIPKELKKEEWGRLGIDIDNQFRPLYVIPRGKGKIIRELKKRIKEVDLVLLATDEDREGESISWHLTEVLQPKVPVKRMVFHEITKKAIERALENERAIDMDLVNAQETRRILDRLYGYTLSPLIWKKIAYGLSAGRVQSPGLRLIVQRERERISFVKSVYWDIKAELFPEDEKKSFEAKLESLDGSRIAGGKDFDPATGKLLPNKKNVVVVDEATARSLEKELADVRWAVSELSEKHSKTRPAPPFITSTLQQEGNRKLRMSARETMRTAQRLYEQGFITYMRTDSPTLSAEALQGARSAVQELYGKEYLSEAPRQYAAKSKGAQEAHEAIRPAGERFRHPDETALSGREKSLYTLIWKRTLASQMAEARKVSVTAKIDAGRTRFSATGTRIEFPGFIRVYVEGKDDPEAALDDKETFLPPLAEGQELSLKGLESLVHETKPPARFTEATLVRELESLGIGRPSTYATIINTLFERQYVRKQGNALVPTFTGFAVVQLLERHFQEMIEYSFTSDMEAALDQIAVGKRNRLEYLTSFYLGDSGLKARVEHREKAIKPEESRTIDLPHITEGIKVGKYGPYLVQHHDGEEVHASIPEDIAPADLREEEIQELIRAQKNGPEPLGSDPESGEPVYCLTGRYGPYVQLGEKSDDNPKPRRAAVPKGLKPSEVTLELAIQRLSLPRALGINPATGKEVLVNDGRFGPYVLHDGEFRSLKKDDDLFTIGLDRALEILAEPKRGRGGVSVLKDFGAIADGGRKVAVYDGKYGPYIKCGAKNIRLPDDKRETEAIEKLSSEEVLEIINTASKAKGKK, encoded by the coding sequence ATGGACGGAAAAACACTGGTAATTGTCGAGTCTCCAACGAAAGCACGCACGATAAAACGCTTTCTTCCGAAGAATTTCATTGTTGAAGCAAGCGTCGGTCATGTTCGTGATCTTCCTCAATCAGCCTCAGATATTCCAAAAGAGTTAAAGAAGGAGGAATGGGGTCGCCTCGGTATCGATATCGATAATCAATTCCGTCCCTTATATGTCATTCCCCGGGGGAAGGGTAAGATTATCCGCGAGCTAAAGAAACGGATCAAAGAGGTTGATCTCGTGCTGCTTGCCACTGATGAAGATCGTGAGGGAGAGAGCATATCGTGGCATCTTACCGAGGTGCTGCAACCCAAGGTGCCGGTGAAACGCATGGTTTTTCATGAGATTACCAAAAAGGCGATTGAACGGGCATTGGAGAATGAACGCGCTATCGACATGGACCTGGTCAATGCCCAGGAAACTCGACGTATTCTCGATCGTCTCTACGGTTATACCCTAAGTCCCCTTATCTGGAAGAAAATTGCCTATGGTCTTTCTGCCGGTCGGGTTCAGAGCCCCGGCCTGCGTCTCATTGTTCAAAGGGAACGGGAACGAATTTCCTTTGTGAAGTCTGTATATTGGGATATAAAGGCTGAACTCTTTCCTGAGGATGAAAAGAAGAGTTTCGAGGCGAAACTTGAATCCCTCGACGGCAGCAGAATTGCCGGGGGTAAAGACTTCGATCCTGCCACTGGTAAGCTGCTGCCAAATAAAAAGAATGTTGTCGTTGTTGATGAAGCCACTGCCCGAAGCCTGGAAAAGGAGCTTGCCGATGTCCGGTGGGCCGTCTCCGAGCTCTCGGAGAAGCATTCCAAGACACGGCCTGCACCTCCCTTTATCACCAGTACCCTTCAGCAGGAGGGAAACCGGAAACTGCGAATGTCGGCACGGGAGACCATGCGCACCGCTCAGAGGCTCTATGAGCAGGGCTTTATCACCTACATGAGAACCGACTCTCCGACCCTTAGCGCCGAGGCCCTTCAGGGGGCTCGTAGTGCGGTTCAGGAGCTTTATGGGAAGGAGTATCTCTCTGAAGCCCCCCGTCAGTATGCTGCAAAATCCAAGGGGGCGCAGGAGGCTCATGAGGCAATTCGTCCGGCTGGAGAGCGTTTCCGTCATCCCGATGAAACGGCTCTTTCCGGCAGGGAAAAATCCCTGTACACCTTGATTTGGAAACGGACCCTTGCCAGTCAGATGGCCGAGGCACGAAAGGTCTCTGTCACTGCAAAGATCGATGCCGGACGGACGCGGTTTTCGGCAACAGGAACGAGAATCGAGTTTCCCGGATTTATCCGCGTCTACGTAGAGGGCAAGGATGACCCCGAAGCGGCTCTCGACGACAAAGAGACGTTTCTTCCTCCTCTGGCCGAGGGACAGGAACTTAGCCTGAAGGGGCTTGAAAGTCTTGTCCATGAGACCAAGCCCCCAGCCCGCTTTACCGAAGCCACCCTGGTGCGGGAGCTTGAAAGTCTTGGGATCGGCCGTCCTTCTACCTATGCTACCATCATCAACACCCTATTTGAGCGACAATATGTGCGTAAGCAGGGAAATGCACTGGTTCCCACCTTTACCGGTTTTGCCGTTGTGCAGCTCCTTGAGCGCCATTTCCAGGAAATGATCGAATATAGCTTTACAAGCGACATGGAAGCTGCTCTCGACCAGATTGCCGTGGGAAAGCGGAATCGACTTGAGTACCTGACTTCCTTTTATTTGGGAGATTCCGGACTAAAAGCGCGGGTCGAGCATCGTGAAAAGGCGATTAAACCCGAGGAGTCGCGTACCATCGACTTGCCGCATATCACGGAGGGCATCAAGGTCGGTAAATATGGCCCCTACCTTGTGCAGCACCATGATGGTGAAGAGGTCCATGCCTCCATTCCGGAAGATATCGCTCCTGCGGATCTCCGTGAAGAGGAGATCCAGGAGTTGATTCGGGCCCAGAAAAACGGACCGGAACCCCTTGGCAGCGACCCTGAAAGCGGTGAACCTGTCTACTGCCTGACCGGTAGGTACGGCCCTTATGTCCAGCTTGGTGAAAAGAGTGACGACAATCCCAAGCCTAGACGTGCTGCCGTTCCCAAAGGGCTAAAGCCTTCGGAGGTCACGCTTGAGCTTGCTATCCAGCGCCTGAGTCTTCCTCGGGCACTGGGTATCAACCCGGCAACCGGCAAAGAGGTTTTGGTGAACGACGGTCGCTTCGGACCCTATGTCCTCCATGACGGAGAATTCCGTTCGTTGAAGAAAGATGACGATCTTTTTACGATAGGCCTCGATCGGGCCCTCGAGATTCTTGCCGAACCGAAGCGAGGTAGGGGGGGCGTTTCCGTTCTGAAGGATTTTGGAGCCATTGCTGATGGAGGGCGCAAGGTTGCCGTATACGACGGAAAGTACGGACCGTATATTAAATGCGGTGCAAAGAACATTCGTCTTCCGGATGACAAACGAGAGACGGAGGCGATCGAAAAACTTTCTTCGGAAGAGGTCCTTGAAATTATCAATACGGCTTCTAAGGCCAAGGGAAAGAAGTAA
- a CDS encoding glycosyl hydrolase family 65 protein, with translation MKSSPHFAGPWLLEQGVHNEEGVVAMGSNFLCANGYLGYRGTFPHWRKESYVACVVEDTWDNADGTWSELSSIPNGLYFRVENAEGKALQTSTAPEAKSFLRLDLEKALLSGSMDFDLPESGRMTCSFTRLANISGIHLLAQRIVLSADTDCSIIAVVGIDTDVWSLNGNHFATLAKAQRATNAGPGIDMRTGQSGIDIALRQALLLNGTKPKEGTNFTIQEGIMLRPFHLDLRAGESVTIDVGVSIYSSRDLPTPQEEAEEDAKQFLEQGFDAIREEHEACWKKIWERYTVSVDSDDDAWGILNFNTYHNVIATPAHSDHLPIGARGLSCQAYQGAAFWDQEIFNLPGHLYAQPETARRLLIYRYKTLDGARRKAARLGFEGAFYAWISGDSGDELCPDYFFKDVLTGRKIRNHFNDWQIHISPDIAYAIRSYRIATDDHAFTVGEGAEILFEVARFIASRVVWLPRKGRYEIHQVLGPDEYHENANNNLFTNVQCRFALTEALETLQRLKREQPKRLEELTSLLQLEEQEIALWKDIADKLFIPGIDPTTGLLPQFDGYFDLEDIAPSELAGRLKDSNEYWGWPNGIAFETQVIKQADVIQLFYQYPHLYDKETMRRNYRYYEKRTQHRSSLSPAVHAIVAARLGFADEAYRYFLEAGLIDLYNSKPAISGGTFIGGIHTAACGIARQMAIQGFAGVEAYEGGIRFEPALPEVWKKLSFPFYYHGNRIEVTVGKKQARFEHKGKGKPIQLLLPEKAVELKAGESVEVYL, from the coding sequence ATGAAGAGCTCGCCCCACTTCGCAGGTCCTTGGCTACTCGAACAGGGTGTACACAATGAGGAAGGAGTCGTTGCAATGGGTAGCAACTTCCTCTGTGCAAACGGATATCTCGGCTACCGGGGAACCTTTCCCCATTGGCGAAAAGAATCATATGTTGCCTGTGTGGTCGAGGATACCTGGGACAACGCTGATGGTACCTGGAGCGAACTCTCTTCTATACCAAACGGCCTCTATTTTCGGGTAGAGAATGCAGAAGGAAAAGCCTTACAAACCTCAACTGCTCCCGAGGCAAAAAGCTTCCTACGTCTTGATTTGGAAAAGGCACTGCTATCAGGTTCCATGGATTTCGACCTTCCCGAAAGCGGGCGCATGACCTGCTCCTTCACTCGGCTGGCAAATATCAGCGGCATCCATCTCCTTGCTCAGCGCATAGTTCTCTCCGCAGATACCGATTGTTCCATAATCGCGGTTGTCGGTATCGATACCGATGTGTGGAGCCTCAATGGCAATCACTTTGCAACCCTTGCAAAGGCGCAAAGGGCTACAAACGCTGGCCCAGGCATCGATATGAGAACAGGCCAGTCCGGTATCGATATAGCCCTCCGCCAGGCACTTCTTCTGAATGGAACAAAACCAAAGGAAGGGACCAATTTTACGATACAAGAAGGCATCATGCTGCGCCCTTTTCACCTCGACCTCAGGGCAGGCGAAAGCGTAACCATCGATGTAGGTGTAAGTATCTACTCTTCCCGGGATCTCCCCACTCCCCAGGAAGAGGCGGAAGAAGATGCAAAACAGTTTTTAGAGCAAGGTTTTGATGCCATACGAGAGGAACACGAGGCCTGCTGGAAAAAAATCTGGGAGCGTTACACTGTTTCCGTCGATAGCGATGATGATGCCTGGGGCATACTCAACTTCAATACCTATCATAACGTCATTGCCACCCCCGCCCATAGTGACCATCTTCCCATCGGAGCAAGAGGACTCTCCTGCCAGGCATATCAGGGGGCGGCATTTTGGGACCAGGAGATATTCAACCTCCCCGGACACCTCTACGCCCAGCCGGAAACCGCGCGACGGCTTTTAATCTACCGCTACAAAACCTTGGACGGAGCAAGGCGCAAGGCGGCCCGACTCGGTTTCGAGGGGGCCTTTTACGCCTGGATCAGCGGGGACAGCGGGGACGAGCTTTGTCCCGACTATTTTTTCAAAGATGTGCTGACAGGAAGGAAAATCAGGAACCACTTCAACGACTGGCAAATTCACATAAGTCCAGATATTGCTTATGCCATACGAAGCTACCGCATTGCCACCGACGATCACGCTTTCACTGTTGGAGAGGGGGCGGAAATCCTCTTTGAAGTTGCCAGGTTTATCGCCAGCAGGGTGGTCTGGCTTCCCCGCAAGGGCCGCTATGAGATCCACCAGGTACTAGGTCCCGACGAGTACCATGAGAATGCAAACAACAACCTCTTTACCAACGTCCAGTGTCGTTTTGCACTTACCGAGGCCCTTGAAACTCTGCAACGCTTGAAACGAGAGCAGCCAAAGCGCCTTGAGGAGCTCACATCGCTACTACAACTTGAAGAACAAGAAATCGCACTCTGGAAGGACATCGCCGACAAACTCTTCATTCCTGGCATAGATCCAACGACGGGGTTACTTCCTCAATTCGACGGCTATTTTGATTTGGAGGATATAGCGCCCTCCGAGCTTGCCGGACGCCTGAAAGACAGTAATGAGTACTGGGGCTGGCCAAACGGCATTGCCTTCGAAACCCAGGTGATCAAGCAGGCCGATGTGATACAGCTTTTTTACCAGTACCCCCACCTGTACGATAAAGAGACAATGCGTCGCAACTATCGCTATTATGAAAAACGGACACAACACCGCTCATCCCTGAGTCCGGCAGTCCATGCCATTGTCGCCGCCCGCCTCGGTTTCGCCGATGAGGCCTACCGTTATTTTCTCGAGGCAGGGCTCATCGACCTCTACAATTCCAAGCCGGCCATAAGCGGCGGGACCTTCATCGGCGGTATTCATACCGCAGCATGCGGCATCGCCCGCCAGATGGCAATCCAGGGCTTTGCCGGCGTAGAGGCTTACGAAGGGGGAATCCGCTTTGAACCTGCCTTACCTGAAGTGTGGAAAAAGCTCTCGTTCCCCTTTTATTACCATGGTAACAGAATCGAAGTTACTGTGGGAAAAAAGCAGGCCCGTTTCGAACATAAAGGCAAGGGAAAACCGATACAACTCCTACTGCCTGAAAAAGCGGTGGAGCTTAAGGCGGGAGAAAGTGTGGAAGTTTATTTGTAA
- a CDS encoding helix-turn-helix domain-containing protein: MRFQVGLIAPLWSSERILEIAKEFSDDLELVPFVFERLEEIADILDEHMEAFPFWLLSGPLPFAVAKHHVGPVENLVYCRVTETGLLMELLKMAFECHSFLEKLSIDFIDDAADIEEVLNELGLPRHDVKVKRYKIPVVEEEILKFHQDLWESKAIQYVITTIPFVYKYLKQKGVPVYGVHSSRLEIRLSLELLIEKIRGSYFRNTQSSLVMFEIEDFDALIEKAQTPYKLQLLELKIRNMLLMYSEGIGGYLVYKENGHYEIFASRGRIEQKISELQDVKTSIALDLDSTITIGIGYGETVFAAQINAYKALKHSRQGRHIVVVEDGREIIEYDNEAGTLQYGTSSDDEVLNRRLREAKVSIRTYRKIQAYSRNLSPAGFSAAEIAQQMGVTNRNVRRILAGLFRVGLVKAIGEESIGASGRPGRIYQFVAIDQSLS; the protein is encoded by the coding sequence GTGCGTTTTCAGGTTGGACTTATAGCCCCTCTTTGGTCATCGGAAAGGATCCTTGAGATAGCCAAAGAGTTTTCTGATGACCTGGAGCTTGTTCCTTTTGTCTTTGAACGGCTGGAGGAAATTGCAGATATTCTCGATGAACATATGGAAGCCTTTCCTTTCTGGCTTCTTTCCGGCCCCTTGCCTTTTGCAGTTGCTAAGCATCATGTAGGCCCTGTTGAAAATCTTGTATATTGCCGAGTGACGGAAACCGGACTTTTGATGGAACTCTTGAAGATGGCATTTGAATGTCATTCATTTCTGGAAAAGTTATCGATTGATTTTATTGATGATGCTGCTGATATTGAAGAGGTGCTGAATGAATTGGGCCTCCCGCGACATGATGTTAAGGTGAAGCGCTATAAGATTCCTGTAGTCGAAGAAGAGATCCTCAAATTTCATCAAGATTTGTGGGAAAGCAAAGCGATACAGTACGTAATAACAACAATCCCTTTTGTATACAAATATCTCAAGCAGAAAGGTGTTCCTGTATACGGGGTGCACTCATCACGGCTTGAAATTCGCCTGTCGCTTGAACTTCTTATAGAAAAAATCCGCGGTTCCTATTTCCGTAATACGCAGTCGAGTTTGGTAATGTTTGAGATAGAAGATTTTGATGCGCTTATTGAGAAGGCCCAAACTCCTTATAAACTTCAGCTTTTAGAATTGAAAATTCGCAATATGCTGCTTATGTACAGTGAGGGAATTGGCGGGTATCTTGTTTATAAGGAAAACGGCCATTATGAAATTTTTGCTTCAAGAGGGCGTATTGAACAAAAAATCAGTGAACTTCAGGATGTAAAAACTTCAATCGCCCTTGACTTGGACAGTACCATTACTATCGGTATTGGATATGGTGAAACTGTTTTTGCTGCCCAGATTAATGCATATAAGGCCTTAAAGCATTCCCGGCAGGGGAGACACATTGTTGTTGTAGAAGATGGGCGTGAAATCATCGAATATGATAATGAGGCTGGAACGTTGCAGTATGGTACCTCATCCGATGATGAGGTACTGAATCGTCGTCTGCGTGAAGCAAAGGTCAGTATCAGGACATATAGAAAAATACAAGCTTATTCCCGTAACTTAAGTCCTGCTGGTTTTTCTGCGGCTGAAATAGCGCAGCAGATGGGAGTAACCAATCGTAATGTTCGTCGCATATTGGCCGGTCTTTTCCGTGTTGGCCTCGTTAAGGCTATAGGTGAAGAGAGTATTGGGGCCAGTGGTCGTCCTGGACGGATTTATCAATTTGTAGCGATCGATCAATCTCTTTCATAG
- a CDS encoding LacI family DNA-binding transcriptional regulator, producing the protein MEKEHKPVTIKDIARIAGVSHSTVSRSLNNSSLISQATKQRIQKIAKELNFVFDSSARSLSTGRTGSVAVIFPELFDYFGNSLYMGMLIQGVRHGFDRFSIDSIATFAKNEYTGESNIRRLISRRKIDGLLIVHPEIDPGDWEYIEKSGIPFVVLHFKPRSYDYSHMNYLFTDHVYGGELATRRLIESGCRKILCLSEDSVEPQFQERTDGYKRALAEAGIPFDARLVKKGMVSFEFGYRTILEMQDRLHEIDGIFAEADLVAIGCIEALKGLSVSIPGDIPVIGYDDTELGAVFHPPLTTIHQPREEHAGLACARLVELIEGAGDPPMQLIVKPQLIERESCP; encoded by the coding sequence ATGGAGAAAGAGCACAAACCGGTAACAATTAAAGATATTGCGAGAATCGCCGGTGTTAGCCATTCGACGGTGTCGCGAAGCCTTAACAATAGTTCTCTCATTTCTCAGGCCACAAAGCAACGTATACAGAAAATCGCCAAAGAATTGAATTTTGTTTTCGATTCAAGTGCCCGCAGTCTTTCTACCGGAAGAACGGGAAGCGTTGCGGTAATTTTCCCCGAACTCTTTGATTATTTCGGAAATTCGCTGTACATGGGGATGTTGATTCAAGGGGTTCGGCATGGTTTCGATCGTTTTTCCATCGACAGCATCGCCACTTTTGCCAAGAACGAATACACCGGTGAAAGTAATATAAGAAGACTTATCAGTCGGCGAAAGATTGATGGCCTGTTAATTGTCCATCCCGAGATTGACCCCGGAGATTGGGAATATATCGAAAAATCGGGGATTCCCTTTGTTGTACTTCACTTTAAACCGAGAAGCTATGATTATTCTCACATGAATTATCTTTTTACCGATCACGTCTATGGTGGCGAACTTGCAACGCGTAGACTGATTGAATCGGGGTGCCGAAAAATTCTCTGCCTCAGTGAAGATTCTGTCGAACCGCAGTTTCAAGAGCGTACTGATGGGTATAAACGTGCTCTTGCCGAGGCAGGAATCCCTTTTGATGCTCGACTTGTGAAAAAAGGAATGGTTTCATTCGAATTTGGGTATCGCACGATACTTGAGATGCAAGATCGCCTGCATGAAATTGACGGTATCTTTGCCGAGGCGGATCTTGTTGCCATCGGCTGTATTGAGGCGTTGAAAGGCCTTAGTGTTTCTATTCCTGGTGATATACCGGTTATCGGCTACGATGATACTGAGCTCGGTGCGGTTTTTCATCCACCGCTCACTACTATTCATCAGCCTCGGGAGGAGCATGCAGGACTTGCTTGTGCTCGTCTTGTAGAGTTAATTGAAGGAGCGGGGGATCCGCCTATGCAGCTTATTGTCAAGCCGCAGTTGATTGAGCGGGAGAGCTGCCCATAG